Genomic DNA from Nitrospiraceae bacterium:
CCGTTTCGCCAGACACCGTGGCCAGGATCCTGTAGTGGCCAAGTCCAAGTTCTTTTCCAAAAGCCTCACCGACCAGAACATCTTGCACGTGCTGATGGTCTGTCGCACGGAAATAGGAACGCCCTTCCTTGAGCCCATCGAACTCATGCCCATCGAGCGCTTTGATCAGCGCGCTCGCCTCGGTCGTGCCCGCACGTTGAATCGCTTCTAGGATTTGGGTCATCGCGGCATAGCCCAAATAGCAGCGCGACGTCGGGGTATGGTTGTACTTCTCGACGACGCCTTGAATGAATCGACGGGAACCCTCCGTATTGATCTTGGGATCCCAGATGAGCCCCCAGATTCCGGCGTTGTTGGCATATCCGAGCGGGCGTCCGATCTGTTCGCCGCTGATCATGCCTCCGACTCCTATCTTCTCCTTGGCCAACTCCAGTTTGCTGTAGGCCTTGAGCGCGTTGACGAGATCCCAGCCATATAAATTGAGGAGGATCCCCTGCGGTTTCGCATTCTTGGCATCCGTCATGGCGTTGGTGAAATCGGTCGTTCCGAAAGTTGTCGTCGCAGAGCCGATGATTTCTCCCCCAGCCCCTCTGAGCGCCTCCGCCATAGCATGATCGGCGGCCCGTCCGTCGAATGTGTCGGCCGTAATGGCATACCACTTGTTTCCATAAGCCTTCACCAGATGAGGCACCACCGCCTGCGCTAGCATTCTGGCACTCGGCATGAACACAAATGTATGGCTCTCACATTTTGCCCCGGTCAGGTCCGGAACGTAGGAACCGGTGACCATGAATAATTTCCGTTCCTGCTTAGCAATCTCAGACACTGCCAACGCCACGTCCCCGTTGAATGTGCCCATCAGGACATCGACACGGTCTTCCTTGATGAACTTCATGGCTGCCTTCACGGCCGCCTGTGGGTTGGAGGCATCGTCGGCCTCAAGTATCATGACTTGTCGCCCTAACACCCCGCCTCGTTTATTGAACAAATCCACCGCCACATTGGCGCCGTGGACATCATGAATCGAGGAAGTCTTATAGGGGCTCGAAAGCGGATCGAGGATTCCGATCTTAATCGGTTCGGCGGCATGAACCTGATTTAGTGGCCGCAACCGCCAGAAGTCTGGAAGGGAGAGAGTTCCCAGCACCATCGCCCCGCCCGTGGCAGCGGAGAGGCGCAAGAATTGTCGGCGCGACATGGTTTTCATGGGTTTCTCCACATTATTATCGTGATAATCCTGACGCCCTGCTGCTGCCTTTTTGGTACAGCTGCGTCGGAGAGACTTGTAGCACCGACGTCCATACCGGTCAAACGGTAGACAGAGCGGCTGGGGGAACGCTGGCTGGGAATTCCAACAACCAATACTGACACCGACAGGAGTCTAGGCAGGCAAAGCCGTGCAGGTTGGATCAAGAAGGGGACAACACACGATTAACTGTATTGGTCCCACGTATCACATTGCTTAATAGCCCAAAATACTGCCTCTTTTAGTCGCTTGAGGGCCATATTATCAGGATCCCTGATTGCCTGAAGTTTCTTGTCGAGGTCGTATAGCGGCTGAATAGACCGCTTGTCGGGGATCTTGCCGAGGGCCCACGCCACCTCCGTCAACACGGCCCAATCGGTCTTGGGGTCCTGCAGCTTCGCGAGCAGCGGCAACACGACTGACGCATCGCCATGTATTCCACCCAACTGCCCGAGCCCCTTAGCCGCCGCCGCTTGAAGTTCGATCTGCGGAGCTGAATCCAGCATTTCGACAAGCAAGGGAACGCCATCCTTCCCCATGTTTCCCATGGCGACCAAGGCCTGGTTAGCCAAATCGCGATCCTGCAGCGCTTCCCGCAGTTTCGGCAGAGCGGTATCAGCTTGCATCTCACCGAGAAGGGCAATAACTTTCAGCTTTCGGGCCTGTGATGTGTCGGAAGAATCCAGCACCTTGAGTAACCGGTCCGGCTGTCCCCATTCAGCCGCCAGTAACAGGGGAAATTCATACTTCTCGAGCCCCTCGCGCAGCGCAGCCATCGCATAGGGAGCTGCGTCTCCAGCCTGGGCCACCTGCGCCGCTTTCCCTGCATCCTCGAAGTCGGTGCGGACCTCCTTCTGCCATCGGACCTTCATCCCGCCCAAGGCATAGGTCAGCTGACAAGCAGGCCCCTTCCACAAACGGGACGGTGCATCGGGGAGATCATTGTCTCCCCCGGAAGAAGCCGTACCTTCCCACGTCTTCCGTTGCTCACATTTCACACGGAAGACCACATCATGGGGCTTAGCTGAATCGGTTACGACGGTATAGCCCAGGCTGGATAGCCGGCGCGCGATGACGTCGGCAAACTCACGCGGATCGCCTGGCCCCTTCTCGGACAACACCAGGGCCTCCACGAGCACGGTCTGAATTCGGCTGAGTTGGGCTTTTTGCTCTTCGGTGAAGTAGTCACGATAGGCCCAGGCACCGGTTATGGCGCCGAACAGGATGGCCGCACTCGCCGCAAGACTTGATAGCCGCTTCATCGCCAGTCCCTCCAGGTTCACCAGTACGCCGGACGGTGCTGCGTGGCGGGTCCCCCGCCCATCTATCTATTATATCCTCTCAGTTAGTGCCACTCCACCCATTTGCCAATCGGAATGTCCCGTCACCGCACACGCGCCAACCCGCAACGCCCATCGGCGAGGAGGTACCCGTCTATAGCCGTCTCAAATGCTGGAATTGAGACGGTGCCCCACCTGTGTATGGGTTGACAGGTATGCTCATTCGACGGTACAAAATGCCATTATCTAACGGGTCTTTCCACACGCAGGCAGCTGGTAAGGCATCCGGATACGCGATGCTCAGCGTCGTGCGAGAGTGGCGGAACTGGCAGACGCGCGAGACTTAGGATCTCGTGGGCAACCGTGGGGGTTCAAGTCCCCCCTCTCGCACCATTTCCCGAAGATCTCACAGCATCCATAATCTCACTCGGTATCCGGAGGGTTCGATCTCAACATGAAGATGGAAGTGACAGAGCTTGGCCCGATGAAACGGGCTCTAAAAATTGAAGTGCCCGCCGACGAAGTCAATCTGCGATTCAAAACTGCCTATTCCGAGCTGAACCGACAAGTCCGAATTCCGGGGTTCCGGCCTGGCAAGGCGCCGTTGCATCTCCTCGAACAACGCTACGCCAAGTCTGTTGAAGAAGATGTCATCCGCAGCCTGGTTCCAGACTATTATGATCGCGCCGTCCGTCAAGCAGGGATCGTTCCGGTGCTGGTTGAAATTCCTCCGCTCGAGCGGGTCAAGATCAAGAAAGATACGCCCTTTACGTTTACTGCAACCGTAGAGATCAAACCTACATTCGAGCTGCGGGACTACAAAGCACCGAATCCGATCTCCCTCAAGAAGGATGAGCGAACGGTCAGCGACGAACAAGTGCAGAAGGCGCTCGATGTGCTGCGGGAACAGATGGCGCAGTTGCATCCGGCACCCGAGACTGCTGCACTATCCGAAGGGGACTACGCGGTCCTCGACATCACCGGTACTCTCGATGGCCAGCCGCTTGAAGGAACTAAGAAGGAAGGCCATCTACACAAGGTAGGCTCAAAGGCCGCGGTCCTCGGGATCGATATCGAACCACACCTGCTGGGCAAGAAGCAGGGCGAGACGATCACCATCCCCCAGGCCTATCCTCCGACCCACCCAGACGCGCGTGTGGCTGGAAAGACGGTGACGTTCACCTGCACCGTGAAGTCGATCAAGCAGAAACAACTTCCCAAACTTGACGACGAGTTCGCCAAAGACTGCGGCCCATACCAATCATTGGATGAGATTCGCACCAAGTTGCGCACGGAAATCGAGCGCGCCCTTGCAAGAGACGTCGAGGAATCATACAAAGATACGATCTTGAAGCGACTCTCCGAGACACACCACTTCGACCTCCCGGAAACCCTCGTGGAGCGCGAACTCTCCGCCATGGTGCGGCAGCAACTCCAGAGCCGGCAGCGTCAGGCCGATGAGCCGACGGATCCCACCGCGTCGTCCCGAACCGAAGAAATCACTAAGCTTCAGACTGACTATCGTCCGGAGGCCGAACGCCGCGTGAAGGTCAGTTTGGTTCTGGAAGCCATCGCAGAGAAAGAAGGGCTCTCCGTCACGAACGAAGATTTCAATGCAGAGATTTCTCGTCTGGCCGCCGAAGTGAAACTCTCAGTCGAGGAAATTACCCGCATGATTCAGGCGGGAGGACGGGACTCGATTGATGACCTCAAGTCCAGAATTCTGGCGGACAAGGCGCTGGACTTCGTATATCGCCACGCCATGATCCAAGGGTAAAATTTGTATGGATCGTCAACGTCGAGTCCACAATGGTGCCGTCGACGTTCACTGTAGCGACCATGTAGACTGAAACACGTGCTCGCACTGGGCCTTTAGCGGAAAGGACTTGGCTGAATGCTAGTTCCGATTGTCGTCGAACAAACCAACCGCGGTGAACGTGCTTACGATATCTATTCGCGACTGCTCAAAGATCGCATCATT
This window encodes:
- a CDS encoding ABC transporter substrate-binding protein; its protein translation is MKTMSRRQFLRLSAATGGAMVLGTLSLPDFWRLRPLNQVHAAEPIKIGILDPLSSPYKTSSIHDVHGANVAVDLFNKRGGVLGRQVMILEADDASNPQAAVKAAMKFIKEDRVDVLMGTFNGDVALAVSEIAKQERKLFMVTGSYVPDLTGAKCESHTFVFMPSARMLAQAVVPHLVKAYGNKWYAITADTFDGRAADHAMAEALRGAGGEIIGSATTTFGTTDFTNAMTDAKNAKPQGILLNLYGWDLVNALKAYSKLELAKEKIGVGGMISGEQIGRPLGYANNAGIWGLIWDPKINTEGSRRFIQGVVEKYNHTPTSRCYLGYAAMTQILEAIQRAGTTEASALIKALDGHEFDGLKEGRSYFRATDHQHVQDVLVGEAFGKELGLGHYRILATVSGETVAGSPESSLCHL
- the tig gene encoding trigger factor; its protein translation is MKMEVTELGPMKRALKIEVPADEVNLRFKTAYSELNRQVRIPGFRPGKAPLHLLEQRYAKSVEEDVIRSLVPDYYDRAVRQAGIVPVLVEIPPLERVKIKKDTPFTFTATVEIKPTFELRDYKAPNPISLKKDERTVSDEQVQKALDVLREQMAQLHPAPETAALSEGDYAVLDITGTLDGQPLEGTKKEGHLHKVGSKAAVLGIDIEPHLLGKKQGETITIPQAYPPTHPDARVAGKTVTFTCTVKSIKQKQLPKLDDEFAKDCGPYQSLDEIRTKLRTEIERALARDVEESYKDTILKRLSETHHFDLPETLVERELSAMVRQQLQSRQRQADEPTDPTASSRTEEITKLQTDYRPEAERRVKVSLVLEAIAEKEGLSVTNEDFNAEISRLAAEVKLSVEEITRMIQAGGRDSIDDLKSRILADKALDFVYRHAMIQG
- a CDS encoding HEAT repeat domain-containing protein, producing MKRLSSLAASAAILFGAITGAWAYRDYFTEEQKAQLSRIQTVLVEALVLSEKGPGDPREFADVIARRLSSLGYTVVTDSAKPHDVVFRVKCEQRKTWEGTASSGGDNDLPDAPSRLWKGPACQLTYALGGMKVRWQKEVRTDFEDAGKAAQVAQAGDAAPYAMAALREGLEKYEFPLLLAAEWGQPDRLLKVLDSSDTSQARKLKVIALLGEMQADTALPKLREALQDRDLANQALVAMGNMGKDGVPLLVEMLDSAPQIELQAAAAKGLGQLGGIHGDASVVLPLLAKLQDPKTDWAVLTEVAWALGKIPDKRSIQPLYDLDKKLQAIRDPDNMALKRLKEAVFWAIKQCDTWDQYS